In a single window of the Luteibacter rhizovicinus DSM 16549 genome:
- a CDS encoding PilZ domain-containing protein, which produces MSDKESSNMRYRHARMKVQTAVLMSRGGEAHPTDLVDISATGAMLRRPLGWRGEPGQTWILDMVFGHDLHIHMEAMVARVSARQIGMAYTLIPEDKQAPLWELLGGYADTLEAWTDD; this is translated from the coding sequence ATGTCTGACAAGGAAAGTTCGAACATGCGCTATCGCCACGCGCGGATGAAGGTGCAGACCGCGGTCCTGATGAGCCGCGGCGGCGAAGCGCACCCCACCGACCTGGTCGACATTTCAGCGACCGGCGCCATGCTGCGCCGCCCGCTCGGCTGGCGCGGCGAGCCCGGCCAGACCTGGATCCTGGACATGGTCTTCGGCCATGACCTGCACATCCACATGGAAGCCATGGTCGCCCGCGTTTCCGCGCGGCAGATCGGCATGGCCTACACGCTCATCCCCGAGGACAAGCAGGCGCCGTTGTGGGAGTTGCTGGGTGGGTATGCGGATACGCTCGAGGCTTGGACGGACGACTGA
- a CDS encoding N-acetylmuramoyl-L-alanine amidase has translation MNISEGRQFRSKAAGKCLAAAFFVTANFAIAQTVDGESAISSMSPLERSEIEVRANDKINAMLRGRTFFPGQASPLIARSRLDPKTNELLVDLGEENGLHAESLEMEDLQKHITEAASHVLGSIDGWEGVDLRFGGKDMYFWFPQQRPAEDLVRPAAATDDAKASSTDTIVLSAGHGVYYHEGYKKWIPQREVFFSAREDDVTQDFVAQLNQQMIRELWGRKRQKLEVVLARSLSSDIHEESGRPWRDIAGRYRIKALYPDIPELWHSRPDNQGVDNERIEDMYSRPALANHVNAAASIHIHTNAWEPETRGARFYYQKGQPESKRLASSLACHVREVLKSRPEFPDYVVDAVGRTGNYAELRSAKMPSSLIEIGFHTNEKDAAAMQRPDFRKFAMAGVRKGYELFRAGVACDPFKVTSITNISTFGSTISLQATYSGTPTFPVYLELGDEFGNVTYAQASSPAAPNLLEFDIQCRRRRAQVKFVGYFDDDDYVLTKKPFTADCWGWMGG, from the coding sequence ATGAACATCTCAGAAGGCCGACAATTCCGCAGTAAAGCTGCGGGAAAGTGTCTCGCTGCCGCGTTTTTCGTAACGGCGAATTTCGCCATAGCTCAGACTGTGGATGGTGAGTCCGCCATCTCCTCTATGTCGCCCCTGGAGCGCTCGGAGATCGAGGTCAGGGCAAACGACAAGATCAATGCGATGTTGCGTGGGCGGACGTTTTTTCCAGGTCAGGCATCGCCCCTGATCGCCCGTTCGCGGCTTGATCCGAAAACAAACGAGTTATTGGTCGATCTAGGCGAAGAAAACGGGCTACATGCGGAAAGTCTGGAGATGGAAGATCTGCAAAAGCACATCACTGAGGCAGCGTCCCACGTTCTGGGGAGTATTGATGGGTGGGAAGGTGTTGACCTGCGATTTGGTGGGAAGGACATGTATTTCTGGTTCCCTCAACAGCGACCTGCAGAAGATCTGGTTCGACCAGCTGCTGCAACGGACGATGCGAAGGCGTCTTCTACCGACACCATTGTTCTCTCAGCTGGCCATGGCGTCTACTATCACGAGGGCTACAAGAAATGGATTCCCCAGCGCGAAGTATTTTTTTCGGCGCGGGAAGACGATGTCACCCAGGATTTTGTCGCACAGCTCAATCAGCAAATGATTAGGGAGCTGTGGGGGCGTAAGCGGCAAAAGCTCGAGGTGGTCCTTGCGCGATCGCTTTCGTCGGATATCCACGAAGAGAGCGGACGTCCCTGGCGAGACATTGCAGGCAGATACCGTATCAAGGCCTTGTATCCGGACATTCCTGAGCTTTGGCATTCCAGACCAGATAACCAGGGTGTCGATAACGAGCGCATTGAAGACATGTACAGCCGTCCAGCGCTGGCAAATCATGTCAACGCAGCTGCGTCCATTCACATTCACACAAACGCGTGGGAGCCAGAGACTCGGGGCGCACGCTTCTATTATCAGAAAGGGCAGCCGGAGAGCAAACGTCTTGCGTCTTCGTTGGCATGCCACGTGCGAGAGGTTCTCAAGTCACGGCCCGAATTTCCGGATTATGTCGTAGATGCTGTGGGGCGAACCGGCAACTATGCTGAGCTGCGATCAGCCAAGATGCCATCTTCGTTGATCGAAATCGGATTCCATACAAACGAGAAAGACGCTGCTGCGATGCAGCGTCCTGACTTTCGTAAATTCGCCATGGCGGGCGTACGAAAGGGTTATGAGCTTTTTAGGGCTGGGGTTGCGTGCGATCCGTTCAAGGTTACGAGTATCACAAACATCAGTACGTTTGGCTCAACCATCTCGCTCCAGGCCACCTACTCGGGCACACCGACGTTTCCCGTGTACCTCGAACTGGGTGATGAGTTCGGGAACGTGACGTATGCCCAAGCTAGCAGCCCGGCGGCGCCAAATCTCCTAGAGTTCGATATTCAGTGTCGAAGGAGGAGAGCGCAGGTGAAGTTCGTTGGCTACTTCGATGACGATGACTATGTTCTGACGAAGAAGCCCTTCACCGCTGACTGTTGGGGCTGGATGGGGGGGTAG
- a CDS encoding AMP-binding protein, producing the protein MSIERPWLDHYPAGIPADIDVSAYRSVAAVFEESFQKFRDRPAYKNFGKVLTYGQIDELSAAFAGYLSGELGLKKGDRLAIMLPNLLQYPIVLFGALRLGLTVVNTNPLYTTRELHHQLEDSGAKALVVLDNFAATAEQALDGTQVKNVITTAVGDMIGFPKGNIINFVVKSIRKEVPAFKLPMAVRFRDALARGKSHPMPKTDVGHDDIAFLQYTGGTTGVAKGAMLTHRNMVANMLQADAWISGSAKMGEEIIVTALPLYHIFSLTANGLVFTRMGALNLLITNPRDMKGFVKELSKERFTAITGVNTLFNGLLNTPGFADLDFSGLHLSLGGGMAVQRAVAERWKKTTGVTLAEAYGLTETSPAACINPLDLKEYNGSIGLPIPSTYVQIWTDDGQVLPIGEVGELCIKGPQVMKGYWNRPDETAKVLDANGWLRTGDIARMDANGYVYIVDRKKDMILVSGFNVYPNEIEDIVMAHPGVAEVAAVGIDDEHSGEVVKIFVVRKDPALTEEALREYCRENLTGYKRPKQIEFRDALPKTNVGKILRRELRDEDRAKRKAAQA; encoded by the coding sequence ATGAGCATTGAGCGTCCGTGGCTTGACCACTATCCGGCCGGCATTCCCGCCGACATCGACGTCAGCGCGTACCGCTCCGTGGCGGCCGTCTTCGAAGAGTCCTTTCAGAAATTTCGTGATCGCCCTGCCTATAAGAACTTCGGCAAGGTCCTCACCTATGGGCAGATCGACGAACTATCCGCCGCGTTCGCGGGCTACCTTTCCGGCGAACTCGGCCTGAAGAAAGGCGACCGCCTGGCGATCATGCTGCCGAACCTGCTTCAGTACCCGATCGTGCTGTTCGGCGCCCTGCGCCTCGGCCTGACCGTCGTAAACACCAATCCGCTGTACACCACCCGCGAGCTGCATCACCAGCTGGAAGATTCCGGCGCAAAGGCGCTGGTCGTGCTCGACAACTTCGCCGCGACCGCCGAGCAGGCGCTGGACGGCACCCAGGTAAAGAACGTCATCACCACGGCGGTCGGCGACATGATCGGGTTCCCCAAGGGGAACATCATCAACTTCGTGGTCAAGAGCATCCGTAAGGAAGTGCCTGCGTTCAAGCTGCCGATGGCCGTCCGTTTCAGGGATGCGCTCGCACGCGGCAAGTCGCACCCGATGCCGAAGACCGACGTCGGCCACGACGATATCGCCTTCCTGCAGTACACCGGTGGCACCACCGGCGTCGCCAAGGGCGCGATGCTCACCCATCGCAACATGGTCGCCAACATGCTCCAGGCCGATGCCTGGATCAGCGGGTCGGCCAAGATGGGTGAGGAAATCATCGTCACCGCGCTGCCGCTGTATCACATCTTCTCGTTGACAGCGAACGGCCTGGTCTTCACGCGCATGGGCGCGCTGAACCTGCTGATTACCAATCCGCGCGACATGAAGGGCTTCGTCAAGGAGCTCTCGAAGGAGCGCTTCACCGCGATCACCGGCGTCAACACCCTGTTCAACGGCCTGCTCAACACACCCGGCTTTGCCGACCTCGATTTCTCCGGCCTGCATCTGTCGCTCGGCGGTGGCATGGCCGTGCAACGTGCCGTGGCGGAACGCTGGAAGAAGACCACCGGCGTGACGCTCGCCGAGGCCTACGGCCTGACCGAAACCTCGCCAGCGGCCTGCATCAATCCGCTGGACCTGAAGGAATACAACGGCTCGATCGGCCTGCCGATCCCTTCCACCTATGTGCAGATCTGGACCGATGACGGCCAGGTGCTACCCATCGGTGAAGTCGGCGAGCTGTGCATCAAGGGCCCGCAGGTGATGAAGGGCTACTGGAATCGCCCCGACGAGACCGCCAAGGTGCTCGATGCGAACGGCTGGCTGCGCACCGGCGACATCGCGCGCATGGACGCCAACGGTTACGTTTACATCGTCGATCGCAAGAAGGACATGATCCTGGTCTCGGGCTTCAACGTGTACCCGAACGAGATCGAGGACATCGTCATGGCGCATCCGGGCGTGGCCGAAGTGGCCGCCGTCGGCATCGACGACGAGCATTCGGGCGAAGTGGTGAAGATCTTCGTGGTCCGCAAGGATCCGGCACTCACCGAAGAGGCCCTGCGCGAGTACTGCCGCGAGAACCTCACCGGCTACAAGCGCCCCAAGCAGATCGAATTCCGCGACGCATTGCCGAAGACCAATGTGGGCAAGATCCTTCGTCGCGAATTGCGCGATGAGGATCGGGCGAAACGGAAGGCTGCGCAGGCCTGA
- the acnA gene encoding aconitate hydratase AcnA, whose amino-acid sequence MKDSFSVRDSIEVNGKRHTIASLAKFGDKFDIKRLPYSMKILLENLLRQEDGLNVTSKEIEAVAKWDAKAEPDIEISFMPARVVLQDFTGVPCVVDLAAMRDAVAKLGGDPNKINPLAPAELVIDHSVQVDAFGSEGALEQNVEIEFERNQERYSFLRWGQKAFNNFKVVPPRTGIVHQVNLENLARVVFTADVDGESFAYPDTVFGTDSHTTMINGLGVLGWGVGGIEAEAAMLGQPSSMLIPQVVGFRLTGKLSEGVTATDLVLTVTQMLRKLGVVGKFVEFFGEGLPNLPLADRATIANMAPEYGATCGIFPIDQESLNYMRLSGRDEAQITLVETYAKAQGLWYDANTPDAEFTTTLELNLADVRPSMAGPKRPQDRVLLEGVKDSFLDAVGPLTINRKPKNGDVARFSNEGGGTAVGNDANNVSSDGVLVEKDGQSFRINDGSVVIAAITSCTNTSNPAVMLAAGLVAKKAAARGLTSKPWVKPSLGPGSLVVTEYLKKTGLLEELEKVNFFVVGYGCTTCIGNSGPLPAEISKGIAEGDLAVASVLSGNRNFEGRVHPEVKMNYLASPPLVVAYALAGTLNIDLTKDPIANGSDGQPVYLKDIWPTNKEVSDAIAGAINPQMFKDSYADVFKGDSRWNAIASPDGQTYAWDDSTYIKNPPYFDGMSAEAGTIEDIHGARAMGIFGDSITTDHISPAGSIKKDSPAGRFLISKGVEPKDFNSYGSRRGNDDVMVRGTFANIRIKNLMLDGVEGGFTKHIPTGEEMAIYDAAMKYKADGTPLVVLAGKEYGTGSSRDWAAKGTLLLGVKAVITESFERIHRSNLVGMGVLPCQFQEGENAQTLGLKGDEVFDITGLNGGESKTATVKATRPDGSVKEFTVKVLLLTPKEREFFRHGGILQYVLRQLAKAA is encoded by the coding sequence ATGAAAGACTCGTTCTCAGTCCGAGACAGCATCGAAGTCAACGGCAAGCGCCACACGATCGCCAGCCTGGCCAAGTTCGGCGACAAGTTCGACATCAAGCGCCTGCCCTACTCGATGAAGATCCTGCTGGAGAACCTTCTCCGCCAGGAAGACGGCCTGAACGTCACCTCGAAGGAAATCGAGGCGGTGGCCAAGTGGGACGCCAAGGCCGAGCCGGACATCGAAATCTCCTTCATGCCCGCCCGCGTGGTCCTGCAGGATTTCACCGGCGTGCCCTGCGTGGTCGATCTGGCCGCCATGCGCGACGCCGTCGCCAAGCTCGGCGGCGACCCGAACAAGATCAACCCGCTGGCGCCGGCCGAACTGGTCATCGACCACTCGGTGCAGGTCGACGCGTTCGGTTCGGAAGGCGCGCTGGAACAGAACGTCGAGATCGAGTTCGAGCGTAACCAGGAGCGTTACTCGTTCCTGCGCTGGGGCCAGAAGGCGTTCAACAACTTCAAGGTCGTGCCGCCGCGCACCGGCATCGTCCACCAGGTGAACCTGGAAAACCTTGCCCGCGTCGTCTTCACCGCCGACGTCGACGGTGAGTCGTTCGCCTACCCGGATACCGTGTTCGGTACCGATTCGCACACCACCATGATCAACGGCCTGGGCGTGCTCGGCTGGGGCGTGGGTGGTATCGAAGCCGAAGCCGCCATGCTCGGCCAGCCGTCGTCCATGCTGATCCCGCAGGTCGTCGGCTTCCGCCTGACCGGCAAGCTCAGCGAAGGCGTCACCGCGACCGACCTGGTGCTGACGGTCACCCAGATGCTGCGCAAGCTCGGCGTCGTCGGCAAGTTCGTCGAGTTCTTCGGTGAGGGCCTGCCGAACCTGCCGCTGGCCGACCGCGCGACGATCGCCAACATGGCGCCGGAATACGGCGCGACCTGCGGCATCTTCCCGATCGACCAGGAGTCGCTGAACTACATGCGCCTGTCGGGTCGCGACGAGGCGCAGATCACCCTCGTCGAAACGTATGCCAAGGCCCAGGGTCTCTGGTACGACGCGAACACGCCGGATGCCGAGTTCACCACGACGCTCGAGCTCAATCTGGCCGACGTGCGTCCGTCGATGGCCGGCCCGAAGCGTCCGCAGGATCGCGTGCTGCTCGAAGGCGTGAAGGACAGCTTCCTCGACGCCGTCGGTCCGCTCACGATCAACCGCAAGCCGAAGAACGGCGACGTCGCCCGCTTCAGCAATGAAGGCGGCGGCACCGCCGTCGGCAACGACGCTAACAACGTCAGCAGCGACGGCGTGCTCGTCGAGAAGGACGGCCAGTCCTTCCGCATCAACGACGGCTCGGTCGTGATTGCGGCGATCACCTCCTGCACCAACACGTCCAACCCGGCCGTCATGCTGGCCGCCGGCCTGGTCGCCAAGAAGGCTGCCGCGCGCGGCCTGACCTCCAAGCCGTGGGTCAAGCCCTCGCTCGGACCGGGCTCGCTGGTCGTGACCGAATACCTGAAGAAGACCGGCCTGCTCGAGGAACTCGAGAAGGTGAACTTCTTCGTGGTCGGCTACGGCTGCACCACCTGCATCGGCAACTCCGGCCCGCTGCCGGCCGAGATCAGCAAGGGTATCGCCGAGGGTGACCTCGCCGTGGCCTCGGTGCTCTCCGGCAACCGTAACTTCGAAGGCCGCGTGCATCCCGAAGTGAAGATGAACTACCTGGCGTCGCCGCCGCTGGTCGTTGCCTATGCGCTGGCCGGCACGCTGAACATCGACCTGACCAAGGATCCGATCGCCAACGGTAGCGACGGCCAGCCGGTGTACCTCAAGGACATCTGGCCGACCAACAAGGAAGTCTCCGATGCGATCGCCGGTGCGATCAATCCGCAGATGTTCAAGGACAGCTACGCCGACGTCTTCAAGGGCGACAGCCGCTGGAACGCCATCGCATCGCCGGATGGCCAGACCTACGCCTGGGACGACTCCACGTACATCAAGAACCCGCCCTACTTCGACGGCATGTCCGCCGAGGCCGGCACCATCGAGGACATCCACGGCGCGCGCGCCATGGGCATCTTCGGTGACTCGATCACCACCGACCACATCTCGCCGGCGGGCTCGATCAAGAAGGACTCCCCGGCGGGTCGCTTCCTGATCTCCAAGGGTGTCGAGCCGAAGGACTTCAACTCCTACGGTTCACGTCGCGGCAACGATGACGTCATGGTCCGTGGCACGTTCGCCAACATCCGCATCAAGAACCTGATGCTCGACGGCGTCGAAGGTGGCTTCACCAAGCACATCCCGACCGGCGAAGAAATGGCGATCTACGACGCCGCCATGAAGTACAAGGCCGACGGCACGCCGCTGGTGGTCCTCGCCGGCAAGGAATACGGCACCGGCTCGTCGCGTGACTGGGCTGCCAAGGGCACCCTGCTGCTCGGCGTCAAGGCCGTGATCACCGAGAGCTTCGAGCGCATCCACCGCTCCAACCTGGTCGGCATGGGCGTGCTGCCCTGCCAGTTCCAGGAAGGCGAGAACGCGCAGACGCTCGGCCTGAAGGGCGACGAAGTGTTCGACATCACCGGCCTCAATGGCGGCGAGTCGAAGACGGCGACGGTCAAGGCCACGCGTCCGGACGGTTCGGTCAAGGAGTTCACCGTCAAGGTGCTCCTGCTGACCCCGAAGGAGCGCGAGTTCTTCCGCCACGGCGGCATCCTGCAGTACGTACTTCGCCAGCTGGCGAAGGCGGCGTAA